A part of Phoenix dactylifera cultivar Barhee BC4 chromosome 2, palm_55x_up_171113_PBpolish2nd_filt_p, whole genome shotgun sequence genomic DNA contains:
- the LOC103708477 gene encoding salt tolerance receptor-like cytoplasmic kinase 1, producing the protein MDIPLVIGLASAALVLSLALLSLAYAIVFRRYRIPCCGGCRDVVDLELGPACARVADGPDPGPEPEPVKGDAAPRRFGWTEIESLTGNFTSSAVVGEGGSSTVYLAALPSSLAALKVLRSSERLHRAFRIELDVLHRLRHPHIVRLLGFCDEREEGVLVFEYVPNGTLHEKLHGGGGALPWGRRVAIAYQLAQALEYLHERCDLQIVHGDIKASNVLLDERLDAKLCDFGFARMGFSAAVQPPSTRSAHPMMGSLGYVDPHYLRSGTVSKKNDVYSFGVLLLELISGIEAFCSEREQLLTAVMGPALRDTGRGAGAMADPRLNGEYDLEEVAGMAALAALCVGENPSLRPSMAEVLRVMGEKASSSISAVVSKSNGNPDL; encoded by the exons atggATATCCCCTTAGTTATCGGCCTCGCCTCGGCGGCCCTCGTTTTGTCCCTGGCCCTCCTCTCCCTCGCATACGCTATCGTCTTCCGCCGGTACAGGATACCGTGCTGCGGAGGCTGCCGCGACGTCGTCGACCTCGAGCTGGGCCCCGCCTGCGCCCGCGTCGCCGATGGCCCCGACCCCGGACCGGAGCCCGAGCCGGTCAAGGGCGATGCCGCCCCCCGCCGGTTCGGCTGGACCGAGATCGAGTCCCTCACCGGTAACTTCACCTCGTCTGCCGTCGTCGGCGAGGGTGGCTCCAGCACCGTCTACCTCGCCGCCCTCCCATCTTCCCTCGCCGCCCTCAAAGTCCTCCGCTCCAGCGAGCGCCTCCACCGCGCCTTCCGCATCGagctcgacgtcctccaccgaCTCCGCCACCCCCACATCGTCCGCCTCCTCGGCTTCTGCGACGAACGCG agGAGGGGGTTCTGGTGTTCGAGTACGTCCCCAACGGAACCCTCCACGAGAAGCTCCACGGCGGTGGCGGCGCGCTGCCGTGGGGCCGGCGGGTGGCGATCGCGTACCAGCTCGCCCAGGCGCTGGAGTACCTCCACGAGCGGTGCGATCTCCAGATCGTGCACGGTGACATCAAGGCCTCCAACGTTCTCCTCGACGAAAGATTGGACGCGAAACTCTGCGACTTTGGCTTCGCCCGGATGGGGTTCTCGGCGGCGGTCCAGCCGCCCTCGACCCGGTCGGCCCACCCCATGATGGGCTCCCTCGGCTACGTCGACCCCCACTACCTGCGGTCCGGAACCGTCTCCAAGAAGAACGACGTGTATAGCTTCGGTGTACTGCTTTTGGAGCTGATCAGTGGAATCGAGGCCTTCTGTTCGGAGAGGGAGCAGCTGTTGACGGCTGTGATGGGCCCGGCGCTGCGGGACACAGGAAGAGGGGCGGGGGCGATGGCGGACCCCAGATTAAACGGAGAGTACGATTTGGAGGAGGTCGCGGGAATGGCCGCACTCGCCGCGCTCTGCGTCGGGGAGAACCCGAGCCTGCGGCCGTCCATGGCGGAGGTGCTGCGGGTCATGGGCGAGAAGGCGTCCTCGTCGATCTCGGCCGTTGTTTCCAAATCAAACGGCAATCCGGATTTGTAA
- the LOC103715208 gene encoding cytochrome P450 89A2-like encodes METWLLVFLSLSLCVVVNLLLNQKHKKRLPPGPPAVPILGNLLWLRRSFTDLEPLLRDLHARYGPIVTLRIGSRLSIFISDRHLAHKALVENGAAFADRPAPLPATRFISCDQHNITSAPYGSLWRLLRRNLMSETLHNSRVKLFAPARQWVLHVLAAKLHAHGTEKSGAAVMESFQFAMFCLLALMCFGEKLDEESVRAIEAAQRDLLLYGRQLGIFNFVPAISKHLFRNRWSKAMEMRQRQKEIYLPLIRARREHKLKKKETEERFVHSYLDSLLDIELPEEENRNLTEDEIIVLCSEFLNAGTDTTSTALQWIMAELVKHQEVQAKLLEEIEDVVGKEDEEVKEEDLQRMPYNKAVVMEGLRRHPPGHFVLPHAVTEEMTIEGYTIPKDAVVNFLVAEMGRDEEVWEEPLEFKPERFLDGGAGEGVDITGTREIKMMPFGVGRRICPGLGLAMLHLEYFVANLVREFEWKSVEGKEVDLAEKPEFTVVMKNPLRARVIPRRNACN; translated from the coding sequence ATGGAGACTTGGCTCCTAGTCTTCCTCTCCCTTTCCTTATGTGTAGTCGTCAACCTCCTCCTTAACCAAAAACACAAGAAGCGGCTCCCGCCAGGCCCGCCCGCCGTCCCGATCCTCGGGAATCTCCTCTGGCTCCGTCGCTCCTTCACCGACCTCGAGCCCCTCCTTCGCGACCTCCACGCCCGCTACGGCCCCATTGTCACCCTCCGCATCGGCTCCCGCCTCTCTATCTTCATCTCCGACCGCCACCTCGCCCACAAGGCCCTCGTCGAGAATGGCGCCGCCTTCGCCGACCGCCCCGCCCCTCTCCCTGCCACCCGTTTCATCAGCTGCGACCAGCACAACATCACCTCGGCTCCCTACGGCTCCCTTTGGCGCCTGCTCCGCCGCAACCTCATGTCTGAGACTCTCCACAACTCCCGCGTCAAGCTCTTCGCCCCTGCCCGCCAGTGGGTCCTTCACGTCCTTGCTGCTAAGCTCCATGCCCATGGGACCGAGAAGTCTGGCGCTGCCGTCATGGAGAGCTTCCAATTTGCCATGTTTTGCCTTCTAGCCCTCATGTGCTTCGGTGAAAAGCTTGACGAGGAGAGCGTTAGGGCCATTGAGGCCGCACAGCGTGACCTCCTGCTCTACGGCCGTCAGCTTGGAATTTTCAACTTCGTTCCGGCCATCTCAAAGCACTTGTTTCGAAACCGGTGGAGCAAAGCTATGGAGATGCGGCAAAGGCAGAAGGAGATATACCTCCCTCTGATAAGAGCTAGACGGGAGCATAAgctaaagaagaaagaaaccgaGGAGAGGTTTGTGCACTCGTACCTTGACTCCCTGCTCGATATCGAGCTCCCGGAGGAAGAGAATAGGAACCTCACGGAAGATGAGATAATCGTCCTGTGCTCGGAGTTTCTCAACGCCGGGACCGACACGACGTCAACCGCGCTTCAGTGGATCATGGCGGAGCTCGTGAAGCACCAAGAAGTGCAAGCGAAGCTATTGGAAGAGATCGAAGACGTGGTGGGCAAGGAAGATGAGGAGGTCAAGGAGGAAGACCTTCAACGGATGCCGTACAATAAGGCGGTCGTCATGGAAGGGCTGAGGCGGCACCCGCCGGGGCACTTCGTGCTTCCGCATGCAGTGACGGAGGAGATGACAATTGAGGGGTACACGATACCAAAGGATGCAGTGGTGAACTTCTTGGTGGCGGAGATGGGACGGGACGAGGAGGTGTGGGAGGAGCCCTTGGAGTTCAAACCGGAGAGGTTCTTGGATGGTGGGGCAGGGGAAGGGGTTGATATAACTGGGACTAGAGAGATTAAGATGATGCCGTTTGGCGTGGGGAGGAGGATCTGCCCCGGACTTGGATTAGCTATGCTGCATTTGGAGTATTTTGTGGCCAATTTGGTGAGGGAGTTTGAGTGGAAGAGTGTGGAGGGGAAGGAGGTGGATTTGGCCGAGAAGCCGGAGTTCACCGTCGTGATGAAGAATCCGctgcgtgctcgtgtgattccTAGGAGGAACGCATGCAACTGA